From a single Streptomyces misionensis genomic region:
- a CDS encoding rhomboid family intramembrane serine protease: MISEWSTAAGRTFRALRAAPTTYGLIALCCLIFVLGPASGIVPGYGSGYALLDTERVYFRHWGVVPAELFAAPAAHALSPVTALFLHGNWVHLLGNMLFLLVFGVLTEERMGRVEFTLFYVGCGYLALLGYAAANATSEQSLVGASGAISAVLGAFLFLFPRARVTSLLPFLFFLPLRFPAWVVLPFWVALQWVAAGRSVQGPGVAYLAHLVGFGVGFGYAWVRYGGRRDREGGLGRAAAGDGRARVKTAPAPAPEGENQP; encoded by the coding sequence ATGATCAGCGAGTGGAGCACGGCGGCCGGCAGGACCTTCAGGGCGCTCAGGGCCGCGCCGACGACGTACGGCCTCATCGCCCTGTGCTGCCTGATCTTCGTACTGGGCCCGGCGTCCGGGATCGTCCCCGGATACGGCTCCGGGTATGCGCTGCTCGACACGGAGCGGGTGTACTTCCGCCACTGGGGGGTGGTCCCGGCGGAGCTGTTCGCCGCCCCCGCGGCACACGCGCTCTCCCCGGTCACCGCCCTGTTCCTGCACGGCAACTGGGTGCATCTGCTGGGCAACATGCTCTTCCTCCTCGTCTTCGGCGTGCTGACCGAGGAGCGGATGGGCCGCGTGGAGTTCACCCTCTTCTACGTCGGCTGCGGCTACCTGGCGCTGCTGGGGTACGCGGCGGCCAACGCCACCTCCGAGCAGTCGCTGGTGGGCGCGTCGGGGGCGATCTCGGCGGTGCTCGGTGCGTTTCTCTTCCTGTTCCCGCGCGCCCGTGTCACCAGTCTCCTGCCGTTCCTGTTCTTCCTGCCGCTGCGGTTCCCGGCGTGGGTCGTACTGCCGTTCTGGGTGGCGTTGCAGTGGGTGGCGGCGGGACGGTCGGTGCAGGGGCCGGGGGTGGCGTACCTGGCGCACCTGGTGGGGTTCGGCGTGGGATTCGGTTACGCGTGGGTGCGGTACGGGGGTCGGCGGGACCGCGAGGGCGGTCTCGGGAGGGCGGCGGCGGGAGACGGGCGGGCTAGAGTGAAAACCGCACCCGCTCCGGCACCCGAGGGAGAGAACCAGCCGTGA
- a CDS encoding Lrp/AsnC family transcriptional regulator: MITAIVLIKTSVDRIPEIAEQIAALESVSEVFSVTGTYDLIAMVRVRRHDDLAEVIPGRISKIPGVEGTDTHVAFRTYSQHDLEAAFAIGLDS, from the coding sequence GTGATCACCGCGATCGTCCTCATCAAGACCAGCGTGGACCGGATCCCCGAGATCGCCGAGCAGATCGCCGCGCTGGAGTCGGTGAGCGAGGTGTTCTCCGTGACCGGCACGTACGACCTGATCGCCATGGTGCGGGTGCGGCGCCACGACGACCTGGCCGAGGTGATCCCCGGCCGGATCAGCAAGATCCCCGGTGTCGAGGGGACCGACACCCACGTGGCGTTCCGTACGTACTCCCAGCACGACCTGGAGGCGGCCTTCGCGATCGGGCTGGACTCCTGA